A window of Kribbella amoyensis contains these coding sequences:
- the cimA gene encoding citramalate synthase: MSTSDEFHVYDTTLRDGAQQEGLALSVADKIAIAQHLDDLGVGFIEGGWPGAVPKDTEFFARAKTELRLRNATFAAFGATRKPGVAAADDAQVAALRESGAPVVTLVAKSHDAHVERALRTSLDENLAMVADTVRHLRENGQRVFLDTEHFFDGYRANRAYALEVVRVAAEAGSDVVALCDTNGGTLPRELQEIVRDVLESTGARLGIHCHNDSGCAVANSIAAVEAGVTHVQGTVNGYGERTGNADLLAVVANLELKRGMKLLPEGNLAESFRIAHAIAEVTNVPPSARQPYVGLSAFAHKAGLHASAIKVDPDLYQHTDPGLVGNDMRMLVSEMAGRASVELKGKELGFDLGNDRELVSRVTDRVKEMESRGYTFEAADASFELLLSEEVAGHRASFFDVESWRVITESRADGEAVSEATVKLVAGGEREVVTGEGNGPVNALDHALRVAIERAYPVVNKFELVDYKVRILDQGHGTDAVIRVLIQTSDGERSWVTVGVGHNIVEASWEALVDGVTFGLLRHKEVVR; encoded by the coding sequence ATGAGCACATCCGACGAATTCCACGTCTACGACACCACTCTGCGCGACGGTGCGCAGCAGGAGGGGCTCGCGCTGTCCGTGGCCGACAAGATCGCCATCGCGCAGCACCTGGACGACCTGGGCGTCGGATTCATCGAGGGTGGCTGGCCGGGTGCGGTGCCGAAAGACACCGAGTTCTTCGCCCGTGCGAAAACCGAGCTGCGTTTGCGCAACGCAACGTTCGCCGCGTTCGGTGCGACCCGCAAGCCCGGGGTCGCGGCGGCCGACGACGCGCAGGTCGCCGCGTTGCGGGAGTCGGGAGCCCCGGTCGTCACGTTGGTTGCCAAGAGCCACGACGCGCACGTGGAGCGGGCGCTGCGGACCAGCCTGGACGAGAACCTGGCGATGGTCGCCGACACGGTCCGGCACCTCCGCGAGAACGGGCAGCGGGTCTTCCTCGACACCGAGCACTTCTTCGACGGGTACCGCGCCAACCGCGCGTACGCGCTGGAGGTCGTCCGGGTCGCCGCGGAGGCGGGCTCGGACGTGGTCGCGCTCTGCGACACCAACGGCGGGACGCTGCCGCGCGAGCTGCAGGAGATCGTCCGTGACGTGCTGGAGTCCACGGGCGCGCGGCTCGGGATCCACTGCCACAACGACTCCGGGTGCGCGGTCGCCAACTCGATCGCCGCGGTCGAGGCCGGCGTGACCCACGTCCAGGGCACCGTCAACGGGTACGGCGAACGCACCGGCAACGCCGACCTGCTCGCCGTCGTGGCGAACCTGGAACTCAAGCGCGGGATGAAGCTGCTGCCCGAAGGCAACCTGGCCGAGTCGTTCCGGATCGCGCACGCGATCGCCGAGGTGACGAACGTGCCACCGTCGGCCCGCCAGCCGTACGTCGGGCTGTCCGCGTTCGCGCACAAGGCCGGGCTGCACGCCAGCGCGATCAAGGTGGACCCGGACCTGTACCAGCACACCGATCCGGGCCTGGTCGGCAACGACATGCGCATGCTGGTGTCCGAGATGGCCGGCCGGGCGAGCGTGGAGCTGAAGGGCAAGGAGCTCGGGTTCGACCTCGGCAACGACCGCGAACTGGTCAGCCGGGTCACCGACCGGGTGAAGGAGATGGAGTCCCGCGGCTACACCTTCGAGGCTGCCGACGCGTCGTTCGAGCTGCTGCTCAGCGAGGAGGTCGCCGGCCACCGGGCGAGCTTCTTCGACGTCGAGTCCTGGCGGGTGATCACCGAGTCCCGCGCGGACGGCGAGGCGGTGTCGGAGGCGACGGTCAAGCTGGTCGCCGGCGGTGAGCGCGAGGTGGTGACCGGGGAGGGCAACGGTCCCGTCAACGCGCTCGACCACGCGCTCCGGGTCGCGATCGAGCGGGCGTACCCGGTGGTGAACAAGTTCGAGCTGGTCGACTACAAGGTCCGCATCCTCGACCAGGGCCACGGCACGGACGCGGTGATCAGAGTGCTCATCCAGACCTCGGACGGGGAGCGGTCCTGGGTCACGGTCGGCGTCGGGCACAACATCGTCGAGGCGTCCTGGGAGGCGCTCGTCGACGGGGTCACGTTCGGTCTGCTCCGGCACAAGGAGGTGGTCCGGTGA
- a CDS encoding ribonucleotide-diphosphate reductase subunit beta, with protein sequence MTTTSSNVTGLGEIAVGASRIEVADKAMINARADVNQLLPLKYQWAWDKYLAGCNNHWMPTEVSMQADIALWKSTDGLTEDERLMLKRNLGFFATAESLVANNIVLAVYRQLTNPECRQYLLRQAFEEAVHTHTFQYICTSLGLDEGELFNMYREVPSISDKDAWALKYTRHLEDPDFKTGTPESDTDFLRDLIAFYVVFEGMWFYTGFAQILSLGRRNKMVGIAEQYQYILRDESIHLNFGIDCINQIKLENPHLWTTAFQAEVRQMLTEACELEVAYGRATMPNGMLGLTADLCEQYMHFVTDRRAEQIGLAPIFGETRNPFGWMSEVMDLKKEKNFFETRVIEYQSGGGLSWD encoded by the coding sequence GTGACCACCACCAGCAGCAACGTGACCGGACTGGGCGAGATCGCCGTCGGCGCGTCCCGGATCGAGGTCGCCGACAAGGCGATGATCAACGCCCGCGCGGACGTGAACCAGCTGCTGCCGCTGAAGTACCAGTGGGCCTGGGACAAGTACCTGGCCGGCTGCAACAACCACTGGATGCCGACCGAGGTCTCGATGCAGGCCGACATCGCGCTGTGGAAGAGCACGGACGGCCTGACCGAGGACGAGCGGCTGATGCTGAAGCGCAACCTCGGCTTCTTCGCCACCGCGGAGTCCCTGGTCGCGAACAACATCGTGCTCGCGGTCTACCGGCAGCTGACCAACCCCGAGTGCCGGCAGTACCTGCTCCGCCAGGCGTTCGAAGAGGCCGTGCACACGCACACCTTCCAGTACATCTGTACCTCGCTCGGACTGGACGAGGGCGAGCTGTTCAACATGTACCGGGAGGTGCCGTCGATCTCCGACAAGGACGCCTGGGCGCTGAAGTACACCCGGCACCTGGAGGACCCGGACTTCAAGACCGGGACGCCGGAGTCGGACACGGACTTCCTGCGGGACCTGATCGCGTTCTACGTGGTGTTCGAGGGGATGTGGTTCTACACCGGGTTCGCGCAGATCCTGTCGCTCGGCCGGCGCAACAAGATGGTCGGGATCGCCGAGCAGTACCAGTACATCCTGCGCGACGAGTCGATCCACCTGAACTTCGGCATCGACTGCATCAACCAGATCAAACTGGAGAACCCGCACCTGTGGACCACCGCGTTCCAGGCCGAGGTGCGGCAGATGCTCACCGAGGCGTGCGAGCTCGAGGTCGCGTACGGCCGCGCGACGATGCCGAACGGGATGCTCGGCCTGACCGCGGACCTGTGCGAGCAGTACATGCACTTCGTCACCGACCGGCGCGCCGAGCAGATCGGCCTGGCCCCGATCTTCGGCGAGACCCGGAACCCGTTCGGCTGGATGTCGGAGGTGATGGACCTGAAGAAGGAGAAGAACTTCTTCGAGACCCGCGTGATCGAGTACCAATCGGGCGGCGGCCTCAGCTGGGACTGA